The Rufibacter sp. DG15C region CTTCCAGTTTATCAACCATAATTGTTTCTGTTGCCCTCACAACCGACTGCATGGCTAGGGTATTTTTGAAAAAGCCTTTGTAGTAAATAGCGTTCAGACCAGTGGTTGTTGTCTTAGCTTGAATTGGAGGAGCCAAGGCTTGCTTTTCATATTGCAGAGTATAAGTGTCTCCTTTCCGACCAGAGGGGATAAAGGCAGAAAGCTTCAACATTGTGCTTTCTGCGATCGGCTTTAATTTAGGAAGTTCAGGTGAAGAAGAAGTTGGCTCACTGCCATCAGTTGTATATCTTATTGTGAAGTTTTCGAGTGGTTTGTGAATTTCTAAAAGTGCTTGGTCTGTGAACACCATCCTGTCTGTAAAGCCTTCTAAATCTGGCAGGCGGTACTGTACGTTGAGCGCATCTAACCGTGGATAGTGCTGCTTGAGGCGCTGCTGGTAGTTGGTGAAGTTTTTTTCTTTTGACCAAACAGCTTCAGCCAACGCGGTCATGCGGGGCATGTACAAATACTCGGCGCGGTTCTCAGAGGGAATATATTCGGTCCAAAGATTGGCTTGGGCGCCTAGAATGGCTTTTGCTTCCTCAGGGTTGAGACTACTAGGTACAGGTTGGAAATGGTAGACGTTCTTAAGCGAATTCTTGTCCGGAAGGGCATCAAAATACAAGGGTGCGTTGGGCGTCATGATTACCTTGTTGCCATTATGAACGGCTTGCAACGGTGCTTTGGGTACCCAGTTGCGCCAGTACATGACCACCGCCTCAGAGTTGATACCTCCTTCCAATACTTCGTCCCAGCCAATCAAGGTTTTGCCCTTACTCTTGAAAAACTTCTGCATGCGGTGCACAAAGTAACTCTGCAGTTCCTCCACGCTTTTCAGGCCTTCGCGTTGCATCAAAGCCTGGCAGGCAGGCGCGTTGACCCAGGTGGTTTTCTCTACTTCATCGGCGCCCAGGTGAATGTATTGACTAGGAAATAGGTCAATGATTTCCTGGAAGACGTTTTCGGCAAATTCATACGTAGTCTCCTCACAAGGGCAGATGGGCACCGAAAACGTCTTGCCCCAGCCCGCCTCCCCGCAGGTAAGAAACGGATAAGCGTCAATGGCGGACTTCATGTGGCCGGGCATGTCAATCTCAGGGATTATTTCTATGTGCCGGGCGCTGGCGTATTGGATAATCTCACGCATCTCTGCCTGCGTGTAAAAGCCCCCATACATTGTCTTGCCGTTTCTCTGCACCAAATGTCTGGGGTCCAGCGCCATGTCTGGGTTATCCTTGGACTGCCTGATGACCACCGAATCCTGGTTGTTGAACATGCGCCAGGCGCCTTCTTCAGTAAGTTTAGGGTATTTCTTGATTTCCAGGCGCCATCCCTGGTCATCTGTGAGGTGCAGGTGCAGTTTGTTGAACTTGTAGAGGGCCAGCAGGTCTATGTATTTCTTGAGGTATTCTTTGGTGAAGAAATGCCGGGATACGTCCAGGTGCATACCCCGCCAACCAAACGCTGGTGCATCAGTTATCTGAACTGATGGAAACATCAAGGTGTCATTGGTAGAATTTGTCGCAGACTGTTCTATGGTAACCGGTAGTAACTGCCGAAGCGTTTGCACGGCCCTAAACATGCCAGCCGGCTCTTTGGCAACCAACCTAACCTGCTTAGGTGTGATGAATATCTGATAGCCCTCTGGAGTAGTAATGGTCTTATCCAGTTGTAAAACAATACTGTTGCTTTGTAGTTTTTTGGTTTGCTTTAACCGTTTGCCAAGCCCTCCTGCAAGCATTGCTTGCAACTGCTCTGCTTCGCTTGCAAAGACTTTGCTTTCTTTGGGTAAGACCAGTCTTGTCTGAGCCGTCAAGGTAAAAGTACCCTGCTGAGGGATTAAGGAGTTAGGGTAAGGGATGAGGTTGTATTGGTGTTCCTTGGTCTGCCCCCAAACTGAAGCAGGCGCTA contains the following coding sequences:
- a CDS encoding family 20 glycosylhydrolase; this translates as MTKQLLPLLLWSFLMILAPASVWGQTKEHQYNLIPYPNSLIPQQGTFTLTAQTRLVLPKESKVFASEAEQLQAMLAGGLGKRLKQTKKLQSNSIVLQLDKTITTPEGYQIFITPKQVRLVAKEPAGMFRAVQTLRQLLPVTIEQSATNSTNDTLMFPSVQITDAPAFGWRGMHLDVSRHFFTKEYLKKYIDLLALYKFNKLHLHLTDDQGWRLEIKKYPKLTEEGAWRMFNNQDSVVIRQSKDNPDMALDPRHLVQRNGKTMYGGFYTQAEMREIIQYASARHIEIIPEIDMPGHMKSAIDAYPFLTCGEAGWGKTFSVPICPCEETTYEFAENVFQEIIDLFPSQYIHLGADEVEKTTWVNAPACQALMQREGLKSVEELQSYFVHRMQKFFKSKGKTLIGWDEVLEGGINSEAVVMYWRNWVPKAPLQAVHNGNKVIMTPNAPLYFDALPDKNSLKNVYHFQPVPSSLNPEEAKAILGAQANLWTEYIPSENRAEYLYMPRMTALAEAVWSKEKNFTNYQQRLKQHYPRLDALNVQYRLPDLEGFTDRMVFTDQALLEIHKPLENFTIRYTTDGSEPTSSSPELPKLKPIAESTMLKLSAFIPSGRKGDTYTLQYEKQALAPPIQAKTTTTGLNAIYYKGFFKNTLAMQSVVRATETIMVDKLEVPLTIKDGSFGIQFRGYLDIPETGIYSFYLICDDGGVLNIANRLVVDNDGLHAPLEKSGQVALEKGLHPLELDFIEGGGGYTLKLLYSKNGSQPQPIPQSWLMR